Genomic window (Amaranthus tricolor cultivar Red isolate AtriRed21 chromosome 7, ASM2621246v1, whole genome shotgun sequence):
ttgactaaAGTctctgttcgctgttactaacaacgaacaaacccTTGACATAAATTTCAGCACATACATTATTCGCTATTAATAACATGAAGTATGTACCAAACCTAGCTTTGGAGGCAAACACTTTTATTTCGGGATTAAAGTTTGCCCAAAGCTTGATTGTTGactatttttgttaaaagtcttatttttttcaaattttcttaaagTAAACGGTTATTTTTCATCTTTTGGGCTTTGAatgtgaaatttatttattttttttctatatctGACTTTTTACTGAAGGTGATATGTTAGCGTAGTTATAACTTATTAATGTATGTTCACGTAAGTTTCATCACAACATGTCATTTTTACTAGCAAACTCATATTACAATGAAACTTATATCGTATTAAGTTTGTTACGAATCTTATTGATATTTCATGTATGTTGAGTAATTGGGCTGTtatagaattattttttttggaaaataaatcaataattcaTGTGATATTAGAATTACTTTTAATATCAAACTCATCCTAGTATCACTATTCATCCACAATTATGCTTCTTATTTTGTGTAAATGCAGTGTGTGGCAATTGATAGTAATACTATAGCATTTATTTTCacaaaacatgaaaaaaaaaaatagtacaaTACACATGTAAAAACATCATAGGTATTTTATTGTATCCTAAAATTTATCTACTTGAACAAACgcactatttttttattcaaaaattaaagtTGACCACAATCTGAACTGTAACAGTTATAACCTTTTGTCAACAAGTGCTCGTTCGAGAATCCTACTTTTACCCCTTACTTTGCTTCTTATGAAGCTCCACCACTAAGCAACTCCAATCCCTTTGCACTCCCATCATCATCACCAATAATATATGCCATGAAATGAGCTTATGGTGAACATCATCACCCCAACTTATCAATGGTTGATTTGGCTTTGGCGATGACAATCTTGGATTAAAGTCCTGTACCTAAGTCAGTTTTCTTTCATTTGTAGATACCTCATATGTCAGGTGATACTTGAGTTGAAAAACTACTTCCTGGTGATGAAGGTATTAATCTaccttctttttcaatttcccAGACCCTGTGTTGAACATGAGtattgggatgatgatgatgacctGAGTCAATTATCCTATCTACTTGCACTAGCTTCAACTTTATTGTGATTATATTTATCAGTGTATATTCACAACTTCATTCGAGAAGCATTTAATGTGATAACTCAGTGTTCCCAATTTTGTTCATAACCATAAGCGTACGGCATCTACTTAGCAGTTTTCGTCTCCACAAAGAAACCTGAAATAATGAAAGTATAATCATCCTCACATTATGAATTTAACACCAAAATTGCTTTCAGGATGACTTGTAAAGCCTACTTGCAGGAAATTACTTACTTTCAAGGCCAGGTCAAATTGCAAGACCATGCTGGTTGGCATATTGCCATAAGAATCATAGACCTCGAAAACGACTTGCAACAACCATCGTTTTATTACACGAGcacaataaaacaaaaaattaaaacgcAATGGCACATTTAATCATTTCAATTTCATAAAAACCCTACAATCTATCACTCGCTGAAATCTGCTTTTCAATTTCCTGTTACATACGTGTGTGGGGGCTAAAATAGGGAACATGGATAGAAGTATTTTTCTCTTGTTGGGGGGATTTTGCTGATGGGTACAGGCTGTTTGGAGTAAAGGTAAAGAAGTCGGAAATGGATGATTCATTCATACACACCTAATGCCAAGCAACTCCCTGAGCAGTTGTCCTAGCTCGAGCCTCAGCTAACGAAACAGCCATGGCCAACATCATCTGTTCCTCAAAGCTCTCAGGAACTATCGGGCCAGGGATGGAAGGCTGGAAGCCACTGTCGGTCACATATGACGGTAGTTGTGGTGGTGGATGAAGTAGGTACTCAAAATGATTTTCGCCGACATTTGAGCAGCCACTGCTAGTACCAACATCATATGATGGTAGATGAGGTGGCGGCGGTGGGAGTACGACCTGCATGTTCTCATTTGACTCATCAGAACTAGCATATGTGGTCCCAGCCTCAGCGACCTCTGAGTTGTGGTAAAATCCCCATTCTTCCGCTGCCATCCTTTGATCATGCAAATTCTTGGAAGTTCTCTCAAAATACTTTCTTTGAAAATTCTTTGCCCTCTTAGAATTCCATCTACGATACATTGAAGGTAGTGGTGGTGGAGGTGGTGGCGGCAGAATATCACTCTCTCCTTCGGAATCATCAGAGTTAGCATAGCTAGTACCAACTTCAACAACCTCTGATACTGGACACACCTCACATCCTTCGGCCAACATCCTAGAACTACACATTTCCTTTGCAGAGGAGATTTCTGCATGTTTTCGTTGACCCTTCTTCACCCTCTTTGAGCTCCTGCTACTGCTTGGAAGCATGTCTAAAGGTGATACAGCTTCACTATAACCAGAGGAAGATTCTCCAGTCAATTGTTGACGCTCAGCAAGGGCAGCAATTGCACAAGCAAGACCACTTGAAGGGGATGACGATGATCCAGCCATTGCCGCTGCTGTCATTGGTGACATATAGCGATCTCCAATTGGATATGACTCGGGCAATGCATCAAGAGAGTGTATATTGCCTCCTTGTCCATTTTCCTACataaaatcaagaaaaagaaaaacagaacAGAAAACAAAGATCAGCAGCTTAGAGCAGAAGGAAGACTGCCAACTCGATGAACTGGATGAGCCTATTCAAACTAATCGCAaaccatttgaaatatttttgctAATTATTCAGCACAAAAATTCTTggcaaagattttcaaaaacaaaacttactgCAATATCTCTATTTACTCATAGTAAAAAACGTTttcaaaagacaaaaataatatagaagtatattgtCACATGTCTTCATAAAGGATCAGCAGAGAAAATGGCAGCAATGTCCCCTCTCTCAATTCTAGAGTGTATAAGTAAAGAGTATCAGATATAATAGACAAATAGTGAAATAACAGGCAGCAAAATATCAACTACTGAATGCCACAGCTCTGTCAGAGGCTAATCTGTAAGTCTCTAAAAACCAACAATGAAAAGTAACAAGCTACAAAATAACCAGACATTGGATATTCATTAAGGATAAATATAAAACTTTTCATCAATCAGTGAAGGGAAACAAAGATTAGATTCCCATACACCACCATATTAAATAGTAAATGAAAAGCAACCAGGTAGCAGTTGATAACAAATTCCCTCCATTTCTAGACTTCCGAATTCTAATATCATCAACTGAATGTAGTGTTTGCCTACAGCAGGATTCTAGTTCTGTCTCTGTACAGCATCGAAAACAAAGAGGCATACATAAATTCCTTTGTCTTAGTGTATTATTTAGTCAATAGACTCCTCAAGGGCACCAAGCGTTTCCAGAGGACATCACATGTGACTTCAGAGTAGCAAACATTAAAACCTGCAATTTTAGCCTATTTACACTTAACCATGGTTTGCACAAATCAAGTTTTCTCTCTAAGATAAAAATAGCAAGTTCCTATAGCaacaaaattctaaaaatttatcaaGAGCCCTTCTCTTACAAGTCTATTGCAATACAGAAATCCTAACATGTAGtccggtatgaaggatttgattcaaaaagaaaaagaaaagaattacGACATTTTTCCATAAATGGTTTTAGAAAAAAGCCTATATGTAATTTTCCTGTTCTTTCTTCTTGAAACGATGGGAAATTGGGTTAATAAATGCAGCAAATACTTTTGCCAGGCATGACCTAACACATGATACTACATTTCTCctcctcccccccccccccccctaaaGCTCTCCGGTTTCTATAAACATGAACGATTTTACATAATAGTCCCTTACATTCCCTCCCCATCCATTCTTTCTTTACTTTGATTTTGAAAGCAAAAACGAAAGCATCAAATATATGAACAAGGGTGATGCTGCAACACATAAACATAGGAATAGCAACAGGATAACATGATTATATTAAAAACATTTCATTATCCCAATTCCGTTAAATGAACCCACCAAGGGTTTGGAGGATGTATACAACCTTATCTTTGTAACAAAAAGGATGTTTCCATCTgacccttgatagcaaacatGATCTACACATGCTTACATTAGCACTATTTGCTGAAACTGAAAGTCTCCTTAAACGTCTTCCATAAGAGTGAattagcaattaacatggttcacAAAGCATAGAGAGAAGTATACACATTAAGTCATTCACAATGCCATGTGGGAGCACACGGACATACCTACAACTCAGACTAAAAAAGGTGAAAATATCTAAGGGGCAACATTAACAAAATTGAGTAATTAAGGATGTTGGCAAGTAGAGAGCCGTTTTAAAGACAAAAAAAGGTCAAATATACATTTCAAAGTATAAGCTTAAATGTGTAAGACTACAATACCAGTAGCCTATTTGCAATCATCTATGCATGTTTAAGCAACCATTAATACCTGAATAGAAAGCCAGATAGCTTCCATAACCATGATATCTTCAAGATCCAGGTCAAATTCATCATTCCTGCAGCAAGATCAACACATTAGCAGCATTACAGTAACAAAAGAAGCAAACTACATAAAAGCCCCAACACGACATTATGACTATAAAAGAAGCAGAATATAAACAAAATCCCTTCCTGCAAAAGAAGACAAGAATATAAACTAAAATCCCTCCCTACTTGTATCAATCTTTTTAATGACGGTGAAGACCAAATGCTGACAGCACACACTAGAAGAAATGATAAGGAAGAGATTTTTTATGGTGCCCAAATATCTAAAAGGTGATTACCATTTACAATATATAATGAGCAATTAGATGTTCTACTATTCTATGACAACCATTTTACAACTAAACTAAAGTGTTTGGGACATCACATAagtcaataaaaaaaagagGAATTTCATGAAAGGAAAATTTTAGAAGGTGACTAAGAGAGGTGTCGCATAAAAAGAAGTGATAACCTACTTCAATCAGAAATGAGATGCAGTCCCTCAAGAAATCTCTTAGATACTTGAATTAGAAAAAACTCATTTTCTCTTTATATGAAATAAACTATACAAGGTAACCACAAAGAACGGAAATGTACTTCCTccgtcccatttaatttgcagcattttccattttggtccgttccacttaatttgcattatttctatttttagactaTGGCCCACCACTTCCTTTTAATcccatccatacattttaactctcttttaatttcatccacacaattcattatctctcttcatttattaacaTTATctacctttttcttaaaaaataacaaatttctCTTTGATACAAATTATACAGGACAAAAGGAGTACTATTTACTGTTTCAGCATATCAAAATAGCAAAACTATCAAGAAATCACAAACAATTAATATGACCCATAGCCCAACTTTGAAAGTGCTTCGAGAACATGCAACATTTCTTCATTAAATACACATTCTTAGAGGACAAAATCAACTCTCATTGGCATTAAGAATAATCAGTGTAGGCTTCCCATGCAACAGAAATGATGCCTAAATCCATCATTTGTAATCTTCATTTTCCATCTCTTTCCTAGTTGATGGAAGAGGCTCAATAATCTGCAAGAAATAACATTTGTCTTGACTATTTTTCATCCACTTCTTGCAATTATGAGTCTTTAAGAATGATATATTTCTAGTGGGATAGATTGTGAATAATATCTTCATTTCCATCATTGTCTTGGCAAATGGGTGTTAACAAGGGATGATATGTAGCTAGCCCAACAAAGAATAAATTCCACCACTAAGGTATACATAGAAAATGCTTCCGCAAGGGTTTCTGCACTTCACATGCATAAGCATAGACATTTCATTCAGTTTATGCTTTCATGCTGCTATATTATTCCTAAACAGCCACCTTatattacatttttttcttatttaattatagtgGCCGATAGTTTTCCCCATATCAGTTTCTCTGGCAGCAATAAAAACGATAGAGCTACAAACGAAAAGAGACTGCCCAGTGAAGCCATCATCAAATCATAACAAAAATCTGAAGTACAAGGTGCAAGATGCATCCTATAGGATTTATAGCTTTAATACATAGAAAAAAGTGAAACAACAGACGTAAAAGCATATAACTTATAAGCACTCATGAAGATAGAATTTCAAGCAACCGAGTAGAAATACTACCAGCTTTAACAGAAAGGACATATTTGTTATGTAAAATCTGTTACATACACCAcaatgatcatcatcatcatcaaactgCTATTAGAACTTCAGTATTTTGCACATCCTTAGGCACCATTAAAACACTAACATACTGAATGGGACATGCAAATCCACTATGTCTCCTATCTCAATAAATAATCACCTTCCTCAAGCTACCCACATAACagcaaatgatcattaaaagaaTTGTATAACAAGGAGTGCAAAAATTTTAGTCGTCAACCAATTTCTAAACATTCAATAGCTTCCCACTACCTTCCCAATATTAGCAATAATTAGTAATCTTGTGCTTTCCTGAACTCCTTATCCTATGAGAGACGTGATCTCCCACTCACTGATATTTCTAGTCTTATATCCCTCACCAAACTCCCATAAGTCCTATGACCCATCCTATGCCTTAGGCCCTATACGTAGTATTTAAACCAGAAAACAGTTCTCAAAGACACTATTAAACGGGTCACAAACTTCTTTTAGTTTTTGATAAGAAAAGGCTTAAACACTTGCCTAAGTATCGATGATATCATCAACTGCATGACTACATAtcataaaaataacaaagtatAAGTCAAGAGAACTCTTGTAAACAAATAAAGATGGCATATATGCCCGTCTTAAATTTGGAAAGGAAATACTTAAAGATATTAGACATAAGTAAGTGTGCTTTTGTAATGTTCTCAATAACATCACATTATGAAATCTTACCTTCTTAAGTAGGGGCTATGAGAATCAGTTGCAGCAAAAAAAATTCATAGCTAATGAAACTTTTTCTTAGAACCATTCTGGAAATGTGcatatcatttatttattgatttggtACATCATcttagaaataaaaaaaggaaaaatttacAAGACATATAAATATAGCTCTGCACCAAAATTGGGATGGCAAGCAGTGACTCACCTCCCATTTCTTGTATACTGGGGTTGTCTGAGCATTTGTATACCACTTGAGTCTTGAGAAGGGGTAGTTTCTTCACATTCTATACCTTCAGATGTGCTGCAATCAATGTTTTCTGTCCGAGTATCTCTATTGGAAAGGCTCACTTCTTCTTTTCTGTGTTGtttctcctcttcctcctgGAGCTCTTGCTGCCGCATCCGAATCTTCGCCTCAATAACTTTTTGTTCTTCCTGTTCAAGTGTCAACACAAAAATGAGCACAGATATTGCTACAATCATCAATCCCAGAAAAGTACAATAAAACATGACTTACTATTTGCTCCAGTCCCCTCTCCTCTTTTGATTTTTCTCCTCTATACTCCACAGCATAATTTGAGGTCTTACAAAAAGGGCATCTATATACATGTTAAGCAAAGTTCAAGTCCGAAAGTGAAACAAAAGCAAATAAGTTGTACAATCCCGTATAGAGTTCCCGATTTTGAAAATAATGGACAGTAGCAACTTGCAAAGAAGGATACTGTGTAGGTCTCGTAGAATTTGGATTCTTCATCTGTAGAAAACACTCTGACAAATGAACAGAAGACATAGATAAGCCAAAGTGATTTCATATTCAGCGTCAATTTTCATTTACTAATACGAAAATGCATCAACAAAAGATATTATCTATGGATAGATACCTGTACATATGCTTTTCAGACAGCATCTCGACCGATTAAGAGTAGGGTAATACTACAAGAGCAAGACAGCTTACTTAGAAACATAAAACTCAAAAGAGCTCAACAGTACACCATCTACAACGCATATATACTTGATAGAACAATTAGAACCTATACCTAAATGAAAATGGTAATGAAATTCCTTCCCTAAATATGAGTGTCCATAATTTATACCCAACACCAAGTTCAACAGGggcaatgaaaaaaaatgaaatttacaAGAAAACTTAGTTTTTGGAGTTGCACAACTACACCATGGTCCATTAAATTCCTGGTTCCTAGAAGAAATTATAATTCCTATTGCCATCATTTATGTCCCTCGTTCAGATGACACCTAAATGGAAGAGAAAAACTGGATTTGCAGCTAAATTAATAAAGCAAGATTAATACTAAACGAATAGTTCAACAATGCATAAATGATTACAAGCTAAAATCATAACCACTTGGAAATGAATATTCCAAACTTAACCGGAAACTGTAATAGCAAAACTCAAAAGAAAggaataaaagaaagaaaggaaTACAAACCAAAAAACAAATGGGGCATTCTTCAAGAAGGGCGTTTCCGGAACTACAATCACAATCATCCCCTCCAGGATAACAAGGAGCAAGTTTTGATTCAAGAATAAGTTTCCTCAACTTCTTATAATCAACATCTTTAATCTGATATAAACCTTGCGGTCTTGTATACTTTTCATCTACCACCTGTCGCTTTCTCCCCAGTTTATTCCCCATCAAATAACCCCAAACTACTTACTTAAGCCCAAAAAAATTCGCAATTCCTAAATCCAGCATAAACCCTAACGTAACAGCACCACAAAATCAACTAACATGGTTTCTTTCAGTAGCAAACTAAATTTACTACCAAACACCGATTCCGATACCAATTCTTCACTGTAatcaacaatcaatcaaaaaaaacacaaaccattaaaaaattaataacagtCCACAGATTACAAACAACAATTGATGTAACAGAATAACAAAGTGTTAACCTGAAGGTGGAAGGGATACAAAAAGAAGGAATTGGTGGAAGAAGAAGATCAGAAATCAGAAGTTTCTGAGAGAGAATGTGATGAGAGAGAAGGatagagaagagagagaaagaagaagaaataatttttgtttGCTTTCGGAAATTGTTTGAGCAGTTCAGTTGCcgaagaaataataa
Coding sequences:
- the LOC130818217 gene encoding E3 ubiquitin-protein ligase DA2-like, with translation MGNKLGRKRQVVDEKYTRPQGLYQIKDVDYKKLRKLILESKLAPCYPGGDDCDCSSGNALLEECPICFLYYPTLNRSRCCLKSICTECFLQMKNPNSTRPTQCPFCKTSNYAVEYRGEKSKEERGLEQIEEQKVIEAKIRMRQQELQEEEEKQHRKEEVSLSNRDTRTENIDCSTSEGIECEETTPSQDSSGIQMLRQPQYTRNGRNDEFDLDLEDIMVMEAIWLSIQENGQGGNIHSLDALPESYPIGDRYMSPMTAAAMAGSSSSPSSGLACAIAALAERQQLTGESSSGYSEAVSPLDMLPSSSRSSKRVKKGQRKHAEISSAKEMCSSRMLAEGCEVCPVSEVVEVGTSYANSDDSEGESDILPPPPPPPLPSMYRRWNSKRAKNFQRKYFERTSKNLHDQRMAAEEWGFYHNSEVAEAGTTYASSDESNENMQVVLPPPPPHLPSYDVGTSSGCSNVGENHFEYLLHPPPQLPSYVTDSGFQPSIPGPIVPESFEEQMMLAMAVSLAEARARTTAQGVAWH